The genomic stretch TTTCACCGGCATACTTGGTGGCAGCGAGGGGAGTGATCAGCAGCAGTAATAGTGCAGCAAAAATCACTTTTCTGGATGTACAGCTAAGTTTTAATGACATCTACATAACTCCCTATAACCTTTTTGACAGGACCATCATCAAATTTGATGGTGAGCTTGGCATCTCTTCCTTTTCCATCAACGTCTAAAATTCTACCAAATCCAAAATTGACATGTTTGATTTTTTGTCCAATCTTAAAATGCTTTTCTGATTCCAGGATAACATTTATAGTCGTTTTGGGCTTGGTTCTTGCTGGTCTGGAAGGTGTGAGGTAGGCATGAGGATCATACCTTTGTTCATCAATATAGTCAGGATCAAAATCCTGAATGAATCTGCTGGGCATGGTTACGTCCACCCCAGTAGCCATTCTTCGCCACCGTGCAAGCGTGATGTGCACGGTTTTTCGGGCACGGGTAATAGCTACATAGAGCAATCTGCGTTCTTCTTCCAGCATGAATTGTTCTTCCAGAGAGCGATAATGCGGCAAAACTCCATCTTCCAATCCCACGATCATCACATGGTCAAATTCCAATCCCTTGGCATTGTGCATAGTCATCAGATTAACTCTGTCCTGCGAATCATCATTAGTATCGAGATCTGTCTGAAGAGTTGCAGAAGCCAGATATTCCGCCAAATCAGGTTTTCCATCATTATCTCTGATAAATTCCTGGCTGAATTCTTTCGCTGAGATCATCAATTCACAGATATTTTCATAACGACTTTGAATTTCGGGGTCTTGAAAAGATTTCTTTTTAGAGATATCCTTTTTCTTTTCCAGACCATATAGCTTGCCTAAGCCAGATTTTTGCAGCAGCAGCCAGGTAAGATCAAAAATGGAAAGTTTCTCGCTGGCATCAAGAATTTCCAGCCAGAGAGTTTTGAATTCTGTTGTGAGTCTTGCCGGGCGTGTACCCAGAAAGGGATAATCTCCACTTAAGATGATATAAGCCATAGTATTTTCGCTGTCTATAGCAGCTTTTGCGATTTTCTCAAAGGTGGATTTGCCTAATCCGGGAGTAAGCAGCAGTGCTCGATGGAGGCTTTCCTGATCATCGGGATTGATTATCATGCGCAGGTAGCAAAGGATGTCTTTGATTTCCTTACGCTGATAGAAATTCACTCCTCCAAAAATACGATAGGGGATATTTTTCTGAACGAGTACCTTTTCCAGAATACGGCTCTGGGCATTTGTGCGATAGAGCACGGCACATTCTGAATAAGGTGATTTCTGCTTGAATTCAGTTATCAGTTCAGCGATATACTCAGCTTCACCGGGTTCATTGTCCAAAGCTACCAGATGAGGAATTTCATCCATGACAAGGTCAGTGTAAAGCTCTTTGCCATGACGCGAACTATTGTGCCTGATGAGGCTGTTTGCCAGCTTGAGGATATTTTCATGTGAACGGTAATTTCGCTCCAGTCTGATCTTGGTGACATTTGTGTAATCATTTTCAAAATTTAGGATATTCTTGATCGTGGCACCACGCCAGGTATAGATAGCCTGATCATCATCACCAACTACACAGATATTCTGGTGATCTTTTGCCAGATGATGAATGATCTCAAACTGAGCATAATTGGTATCCTGATATTCATCGATCATAATATACTTGAATTTTTTCTGCCATTTAAGCCGGACAGTTTCATTATCTGCCAGAAGATAGGCCATGTGCATAAGGATATCATCAAAATCCAGGGCATTCTGGGCTTGGAGATATTCCTGATAACGAGTATAGATGCGCAATACTTCCTTTGTCCAGGGATTATATTCATTGAACTCCCAGAACTGCTCTGGTTTCAGAAGGTTGTTCTTCTGGCGGGAAATAACACTGCGAACAGCCTGAGGTCGGAATTTTTTGGAGTCAATATTCATATCTTTGATGATCTTTTTAATCAGGTTCTTTTGATCTTTTTCATCAAAGATAACATAATTGGAAGAAAAAGGCAGATTAGCAGCTTCAAAGCGGAGTATTTTGCCAAATATGGAATGAAAGGTGCCTACCCAGAGACTGGTACTATTTAGTTTAAAGGTTTCTGATAACCGATTACGCAGTTCACGGGCAGCTTTATTTGTAAAAGTAACGATCAGCAGGTTCTCTTTTTTTACCTTACCGGAGGCGATCAAATAGCCAGCGCGATAGATAATACAACGGGTTTTTCCTGTACCAGCTCCAGCAAGTACCAGCAGTGGTCCTTCAGTAGTGGAGGCAACCTGTCTTTGAGCAGGATTTAGATCATCAAGAATATCGTCTGCTACCATGTTTTGGGACCAGAGCGCCAACCCTCCAGTCTTCTATCCCCAACCCAGCGATAGGCGGACATTTCATAGTAATACCAGTTGCCTGCGATTATCTGAGTATCAGTGAAATTCTCGAAAGCTCCAGAATTAAGCTGATCATTATCAATGCGCACATAAGCACCGTCTATGGAAAGGCAGCGGTAGATATAATAGCCGTCAGCATCAGATTGAGAAGCCCAGGTGATCTCAATCTCATTGGAAGAGCTGTGTGAAATATTGATCCCGATCACTTCATTGGGAACTTCAATATCATTTGCAACCGGATCAAGAGGATTTGAGCGATCTAAGGCGCAACTGCCAAGAAAAATAACCAGGGAAATTAATAATATTATCTTTTTCATGATCAAAACCTGTAAGTTATGCCACTGGGAGTGACAGAAAGTTTTTTGTTATGGTAATCAAGATAGATCTTTTGCCATAACTCAGTATTATATTCATCAATCACCAGAAAGGTGTCATATATATTATAAACCCAAACCATAAGTCCCAAACCGAAAAACAACTGGCTGTTTCTCCAGGGGATTTTGGTTTTTTCATAGTAATCTTCCAAATCTCCGATATAATTAGAGTTTTTGTATTTATCATAATAATTCATTGCCTGGTCATAATAATAGAAGCTGGAAACAAAGAGGCTACCTCAAGTCCCAGGATGATCTGTCCTTTAGCATATTTACCGGCGGAGAAATGAGTCCAGCCGGGCACCAGAGCAGATTTGAAGATCTTGTTCCGATAACTGAACTTATTCATTTCATATACCTGAAGCAGCTTTTGACGCTGCTGGAGATCAAGACGCGATTGTAATTGCTCTTTGGGGGAATTCCAGTTGTATCTGGCGGGGTCAGAGAATTTTTCCACATCAAATCTCTGAGCAATGAGAGGAGATACGATTAACACCAGAATTAAGAGTGCTATAATATTTTTATATGACATATTTTCCTACTTCATCATGTTTTCGGAGTCTTTGTTCAGGGGAGAAATTGTCCTGTCGATGAGATTTACTCTCCAGGCAAAATAATTACTTTCCGAAGGGCTGAAGATATCTATCCTGACCTCGAAATTGAACTCTCCATAAGAATAAACCGCTTTCCAGTCGCTGCTGCTGACCTGATCACCAAATTCCTGCACCATGCCAGCGAGTTTTTTATCTACATTTCTTTTAATAATACTTTTCTTGTAATCCCTGATAATTTCCAGAGCGAAAGTACTGGGATTAGATTCGGCTCTGATATAATTATCCATTTCCTTGCTCTTATTATCAGCAAGTTTTTTGCTGGATAATTTATATGATTCCTGATACAGTTCTTTAGCTTTTTTATATTCTTTTCTGTTTTCCTGTTTTTCTGCCTGAGCAAAAAGGCTGTCTGCCTGAGCAAATCTGCGATGCTGTTCCCGTGCCTGGTCGATTTTTTCCTGGGCAAGAGCGTCATCAGGGATCGCCAGAAAACTCATCTGATAAGATGCAATAGCTTTTTCTATCTCACCACTATCCAGAAGGCCATCACCTGTTGAAATAAATTCATCACGCACTTCAGTTTTGATGTTTTCTGTATCTTCCTTCAACGCAGAATCATTTGTCACTGCCATGGCAAAATGTTCTCGCATTAAGACATATTCCTTTTTCTCCAGATCACTCATCGCCCATTGATAATATGATAAACCAATTTCCTGATATATCTCATCTCGATAGCTGGTAGGATAATCAGCATAAAGCTGAAATTCTGCTATTGCTGCCTGAAATTCTCCATTACTACGGATATTGCGTGGATGCTCCAGAAACCAGGGGATCAAAGGATTGATAACTTCTGTAGCTGAAACCGATGGCGGTGAATCAGGAAATTCATCCCATAATTTCCGATAATCTAACCAGGCAGAAACACTTTGATTTTTAAGCAGATAGAGATCAATCCTGTTTCTCAGCATCAATGGAACCAGTTCAGAATTTGGAATGTAATCAATCACATAATCGTAGTGCTCGAACTGTTCATCAATACTATCAGCTTCAGCAGCCCTGAGAGCCAATTCAAGATGCACATTATCTGCCAGTTCATCTGCCTTATCGGAATTTGCCAGAAACAGAAGACGGTCAGCGAGAACCCAGTTCTTTTTGGAATATGCCTGCATGCCCAGTTCATAATAACAATTGCTTCTTTCCAATTCGGCTATAGTCTGCTCTGCGGAGTGATGATTCTTCTGGATATATTTATCATATAGCATAATAGCCGGCACGTAATTACCCTCACTGGAATATCGACGGGCATCTTTGAATTTATCATTGGAGGCGCATCCTGCAAGCAATAATAAAACAATGCACCAGATTAATATTTTAAAATTTAATTTCCTGATAATCATCCGCTTTCATTACATTCTGATAGATTCTGGTTTTTAAAAGGTTTTCAAGTTCAATACTTATTCCATGCGTTAAGATAACAATCGAATCGCTTTCGAACAGCTCTCGTATTTGTGAAGCAGGTGGATGCAGGGCATCTACGATATAAATATCTGCTGATCCTGTTTGAGATATTAGCTTTGGGACATTGCTGATATCAGATGTATAAAGCAGTTTCTGCTCATTTCCCTGAAGCAGAATGGAATAAGATTTAAGAGTATTTGGCAGGTCATGTTCCTGCACAAACTTCCTGTATTGTTTAAGATGATCATTTTCAAAAACCTGAACAAACTCAAATTGTTCAGATACACGATTGATATTTTTGATATTTAATCTAAACGGCAGCTTATCCGGGAAGAGATAAAACATCTCCAGAGAGTGAAAGAAATCCTCTTCTCGTTCTGGAAGATAGATCACGAGATCCTTTTTCCTTTTTGTGATATGAAAAAGCTGGATCATCATATATATCCCGGCTACATGATCTGGATGAAAATGAGTTATCACAATTCCATCAAGATGTTCAGGATGAAATTTATAGCCGGCATAAGTTCTGGCAGCAGGTTCTCCGCAATCCAGCAGCAGATTTGTCTGCCTGCTTTGCAACAGCAGACTACTGTGATTTCGAGTGGGATCAGGCAGTCCAGATCCGCTCCCCAGAATATTTATTATCACTGCTCTTCCTGTTTAACCGGATTTTTTAATTGATTATACGGTATCACAACTGGTATCTTATCAAGCTTTCTACCCAAAAAGATAAATACAACTGCAAAGAGAATAGTAGAGAAAACCAGCAGAAGAGTAGAATTCATTTGCAATACCAGAATAGTAGCCAAAACCAGAATTATATTGATTATATATACAAATACAGCAGTAA from Candidatus Stygibacter australis encodes the following:
- a CDS encoding UvrD-helicase domain-containing protein — encoded protein: MVADDILDDLNPAQRQVASTTEGPLLVLAGAGTGKTRCIIYRAGYLIASGKVKKENLLIVTFTNKAARELRNRLSETFKLNSTSLWVGTFHSIFGKILRFEAANLPFSSNYVIFDEKDQKNLIKKIIKDMNIDSKKFRPQAVRSVISRQKNNLLKPEQFWEFNEYNPWTKEVLRIYTRYQEYLQAQNALDFDDILMHMAYLLADNETVRLKWQKKFKYIMIDEYQDTNYAQFEIIHHLAKDHQNICVVGDDDQAIYTWRGATIKNILNFENDYTNVTKIRLERNYRSHENILKLANSLIRHNSSRHGKELYTDLVMDEIPHLVALDNEPGEAEYIAELITEFKQKSPYSECAVLYRTNAQSRILEKVLVQKNIPYRIFGGVNFYQRKEIKDILCYLRMIINPDDQESLHRALLLTPGLGKSTFEKIAKAAIDSENTMAYIILSGDYPFLGTRPARLTTEFKTLWLEILDASEKLSIFDLTWLLLQKSGLGKLYGLEKKKDISKKKSFQDPEIQSRYENICELMISAKEFSQEFIRDNDGKPDLAEYLASATLQTDLDTNDDSQDRVNLMTMHNAKGLEFDHVMIVGLEDGVLPHYRSLEEQFMLEEERRLLYVAITRARKTVHITLARWRRMATGVDVTMPSRFIQDFDPDYIDEQRYDPHAYLTPSRPARTKPKTTINVILESEKHFKIGQKIKHVNFGFGRILDVDGKGRDAKLTIKFDDGPVKKVIGSYVDVIKT
- a CDS encoding MBL fold metallo-hydrolase → MIINILGSGSGLPDPTRNHSSLLLQSRQTNLLLDCGEPAARTYAGYKFHPEHLDGIVITHFHPDHVAGIYMMIQLFHITKRKKDLVIYLPEREEDFFHSLEMFYLFPDKLPFRLNIKNINRVSEQFEFVQVFENDHLKQYRKFVQEHDLPNTLKSYSILLQGNEQKLLYTSDISNVPKLISQTGSADIYIVDALHPPASQIRELFESDSIVILTHGISIELENLLKTRIYQNVMKADDYQEIKF